Proteins co-encoded in one Lates calcarifer isolate ASB-BC8 linkage group LG17, TLL_Latcal_v3, whole genome shotgun sequence genomic window:
- the LOC108896380 gene encoding receptor-type tyrosine-protein phosphatase C isoform X26, translating to MAGLCGLKILLLEFGIITLADCTSSPLQCSYTVTPIKFGFQIDITSSTTSDYTININEEGRPDTGRKSMVQHSSQNSSHEIKHLKPCTEYEHSVTFLDSAGREKLCSCSEHKTTTTEMSEDDIEDATSCIPAYVCYQTDWDITSLQSTPNKIQDERCGSKTLCVKPGYNDICSDFTTTITSETCVSSSFSFTKSISIDFLNPSEINQTVPNKVPVEINTKLPPNCKSLSIDYNCWVFKPNLEPKRYCSPALSHKYQVLKKCCHLSVSSEHGRVRESKTLSELEPFTDYSCTGEIKDNDGTIKKTTAPVQFNIHCDLTIINTQNSTNTSIELSWTTTSQKCKDVPHHLQKLSYNCICSDVSNQKHKSTAEKQPSGGTCNVTGLKPYTDYTCEVQPIYNNKIVAQSNPVKQRTEIGIPDAITNIHMWSHPYYDRIEVNCEYIGSFNGPKKIYIARLHDRSGTLLESVNDTQCRFEFKDQSDHINYTVQVTAFNGHFESEPKTEIITTRSIILKDRGPRRPLVIIIIIILILITSAFLVYKICVPWHRKSKSDVNEDLMFQSTASYVTVPQSAHCRKKNAMGERPDGDTYQVILYSY from the exons ATGGCAGGTCTCTGTGGACTCAAGATCCTGCTGCTCGAGTTTGGGATCATCACTTTGGCTGACTGTA CTTCCTCACCTCTACAGT GCTCTTACACTGTAACACCCATCAAGTTTGGCTTCCAGATTGACATTACAAGCTCTACCACTAGTGACTACACCATAAACATCAATGAAGAAGGCCGACCAGACACTGGAAGAAAATCCATGGTTCAGCACTCCAGTCAAAACTCATCACATGAAATCAAACACCTGAAGCCCTGTACTGAATATGAGCACTCTGTGACATTTCTTGATAGTGCTGGCAGAGAAaaactctgcagctgcagtgaacATAAAACTACGACAACTGAAATGA GTGAAGACGACATTGAAGATGCCACCAGCTGCATCCCTGCATATGTTTGTTACCAAACTGATTGGGACATCACCTCTTTACAATCAACACCAAATAAGATTCAAGATGAGCGATGTGGCAGTAAAACACTCTGTGTCAAACCTGGTTACAATGACATTTGCTCTGATTTTACTACAACTATCACATCAGAAACCTGTGTGAGCTCTTCCTTTAGCTTCACCAAAAGCATCTCTATTG attTCTTGAATCCAAGTGAAATAAATCAGACTGTTCCCAATAAAGTTCCtgttgaaataaacacaaaattacCTCCAAACTGTAAAAGCCTCTCCATTGATTACAACTGTTGGG tGTTTAAACCTAATCTAGAACCCAAAAGATACTGTTCACCAGCTCTGAGTCACAAATACCAGGTGCTGAAGAAATGctgtcatctttctgtctcctcagaaCATGGCAGAGTCCGTGAGTCTAAGACTTTGTCTGAGCTGGAACCTTTCACAGACTACAGCTGTACTGGTGAGATCAAGGACAACGATGGCACCATAAAAAAAACCACAGCTCCTGTTCAGTTTAACATTCACTGTG ATCTCACAATAAtcaacacacagaacagcaccAATACATCCATTGAGTTAAGTTGGACCACAACCAGTCAGAAATGTAAAGATGTCCCTCATCATCTTCAGAAGCTTTCATACAACTGCATCTGTAGTGATGTCTCCAATCAGAAACACAAGA GTacagctgaaaaacaaccaTCAGGAGGAACATGTAATGTTACTGGACTGAAACCTTACACTGATTACACCTGTGAAGTCCAACCCATCTACAACAACAAGATAGTTGCCCAGTCAAATCCAGTGAAACAGAGAACTGAGATTGGAA TACCAGACGCTATTACTAATATACACATGTGGTCACATCCATACTATGATCGGATTGAAGTAAATTGCGAATATATCGGGAGCTTTAATGGACCTAAGAAGATATACATAGCACGACTTCATGATCGTAGTGGCACTCTGCTTGAGAGTGTTAACGACACACAGTGTCGCTTTGAATTCAAAGATCAGAGTGACCACATAAACTACACAGTGCAG GTGACTGCTTTTAATGGACACTTTGAGAGTGAGCCCAAAACGGAAATTATAACCACTCGCT CCATCATTTTAAAAGATAGAGGCCCCCGACGTCCTCTggtcatcatcattatcatcatacTCATCCTCATCACATCTGCATTCTTGGTCTACAAGATCTGTGTTCCATGGCACAGAAAGTCCAAAAG TGATGTGAATGAAGATCTGATGTTTCAATCAACAGCGA GTTATGTTACTGTGCCTCAATCTGCTCATTGTCGCAAGAAGAACGCTATGGGAGAACGGCCTGATGGAGACACATACCAAGTCATCCTTTACTCCTATTAA
- the LOC108896380 gene encoding uncharacterized protein LOC108896380 isoform X22, with product MAGFCGLKILLLWVGILTLGDCSLLSLKTLLISAGITCQITTTTGQMSTATPPLQCSYTVTPIKFGFQIDMTSYTTGDYTININEEGRPDTGRKSMVQHSSQSSSHEIKHLKPCTEYEHSVTFLDTSAGREKLCHCTEHKTITTEMSEDDIEDATSCIPAYVCYQTDWDITSLQSTPNKIQDERCGSKTLCVKPGYNDICSDFTTTITSETCVSSSFSFTKSISIDFLNPSEINQTVPNKVPVEINTKLPPNCKSLSIDYNCWVFKPNLEPKRYCSPALSHKYQVLKKCCHLSVSSEHGRVRESKTLSELEPFTDYSCTGEIKDNDGTIKKTTAPVQFNIHCDLTIINTQNSTNTSIELSWTTTSQKCKDVPHHLQKLSYNCICSDVSNQKHKSTAEKQPSGGTCNVTGLKPYTDYTCEVQPIYNNKIVAQSNPVKQRTEIGIPDAITNIHMWSHPYYDRIEVNCEYIGSFNGPKKIYIARLHDRSGTLLESVNDTQCRFEFKDQSDHINYTVQVTAFNGHFESEPKTEIITTRSIILKDRGPRRPLVIIIIIILILITSAFLVYKICVPWHRKSKSDVNEDLMFQSTASYVTVPQSAHCRKKNAMGERPDGDTYQVILYSY from the exons ATGGCAGGTTTCTGTGGTCTCAAGATCCTGCTCCTCTGGGTAGGAATCTTGACTTTGGGTGACTGTA GTCTCCTGAGCCTCAAGACTTTGCTGATCTCAGCTGGGATCACCT GTCAGATTACTACTACCACTGGGCAAATGAGTACAG CTACCCCACCTCTGCAGT GCTCTTACACTGTAACACCCATCAAGTTTGGCTTCCAGATTGACATGACAAGTTATACCACTGGTGACTACACCATAAACATTAATGAAGAAGGCCGACCAGACACTGGAAGAAAATCCATGGTTCAGCACTCCAGTCAAAGCTCATCACATGAAATCAAACACCTGAAGCCTTGTACTGAATATGAGCACTCTGTGACATTTCTTGATACTAGTGCTGGCAGAGAAAAACTCTGCCACTGCACTGAACATAAAACCATAACAACTGAAATGA GTGAAGACGACATTGAAGATGCCACCAGCTGCATCCCTGCATATGTTTGTTACCAAACTGATTGGGACATCACCTCTTTACAATCAACACCAAATAAGATTCAAGATGAGCGATGTGGCAGTAAAACACTCTGTGTCAAACCTGGTTACAATGACATTTGCTCTGATTTTACTACAACTATCACATCAGAAACCTGTGTGAGCTCTTCCTTTAGCTTCACCAAAAGCATCTCTATTG attTCTTGAATCCAAGTGAAATAAATCAGACTGTTCCCAATAAAGTTCCtgttgaaataaacacaaaattacCTCCAAACTGTAAAAGCCTCTCCATTGATTACAACTGTTGGG tGTTTAAACCTAATCTAGAACCCAAAAGATACTGTTCACCAGCTCTGAGTCACAAATACCAGGTGCTGAAGAAATGctgtcatctttctgtctcctcagaaCATGGCAGAGTCCGTGAGTCTAAGACTTTGTCTGAGCTGGAACCTTTCACAGACTACAGCTGTACTGGTGAGATCAAGGACAACGATGGCACCATAAAAAAAACCACAGCTCCTGTTCAGTTTAACATTCACTGTG ATCTCACAATAAtcaacacacagaacagcaccAATACATCCATTGAGTTAAGTTGGACCACAACCAGTCAGAAATGTAAAGATGTCCCTCATCATCTTCAGAAGCTTTCATACAACTGCATCTGTAGTGATGTCTCCAATCAGAAACACAAGA GTacagctgaaaaacaaccaTCAGGAGGAACATGTAATGTTACTGGACTGAAACCTTACACTGATTACACCTGTGAAGTCCAACCCATCTACAACAACAAGATAGTTGCCCAGTCAAATCCAGTGAAACAGAGAACTGAGATTGGAA TACCAGACGCTATTACTAATATACACATGTGGTCACATCCATACTATGATCGGATTGAAGTAAATTGCGAATATATCGGGAGCTTTAATGGACCTAAGAAGATATACATAGCACGACTTCATGATCGTAGTGGCACTCTGCTTGAGAGTGTTAACGACACACAGTGTCGCTTTGAATTCAAAGATCAGAGTGACCACATAAACTACACAGTGCAG GTGACTGCTTTTAATGGACACTTTGAGAGTGAGCCCAAAACGGAAATTATAACCACTCGCT CCATCATTTTAAAAGATAGAGGCCCCCGACGTCCTCTggtcatcatcattatcatcatacTCATCCTCATCACATCTGCATTCTTGGTCTACAAGATCTGTGTTCCATGGCACAGAAAGTCCAAAAG TGATGTGAATGAAGATCTGATGTTTCAATCAACAGCGA GTTATGTTACTGTGCCTCAATCTGCTCATTGTCGCAAGAAGAACGCTATGGGAGAACGGCCTGATGGAGACACATACCAAGTCATCCTTTACTCCTATTAA
- the LOC108896380 gene encoding uncharacterized protein LOC108896380 isoform X4, translating into MAGLCNVRILLLWVGIISLVNCQDSSGETGNGNGLENSNPSPPHTTAVSTSPSLSTVSVISSPASTAAKSTSPSVPIVSITPSPPHTMAAAPAMSSDTPTAAAQPPLISSAPTSVSPNQTNNSTTMSATPTTHPNKTNIQTDSDNKTSPAVTQLNTTVTPTTQAPPTTSGPPPQCSYTVKSIKFGFQINITSSTTGNYNITINEEGRPDTENKSMVQHSSQNSSHEIKHLKPCTEYKHSVTFLDTSAGRENIHCNSTEKDNKTTIGMSEDDIEDATSCIPAYVCYQTDWDITSLQSTPNKIQDERCGSKTLCVKPGYNDICSDFTTTITSENRGSSSFSFTKSISIDFLNPSEINQTVPNKVPVEINTKLPPNCKSLSIDYNCWVFKPNLEPKRYCSPALSHKYQVLKKCCHLSVSSEHGRVRESKTLSELEPFTDYSCTGEIKDNDGTIKKTTAPVQFNIHCDLTIINTQNSTNTSIELSWTTTSQKCKDVPHHLQKLSYNCICSDVSNQKHKSTAEKQPSGGTCNVTGLKPYTDYTCEVQPIYNNKIVAQSNPVKQRTEIGIPDAITNIHMWSHPYYDRIEVNCEYIGSFNGPKKIYIARLHDRSGTLLESVNDTQCRFEFKDQSDHINYTVQVTAFNGHFESEPKTEIITTRSIILKDRGPRRPLVIIIIIILILITSAFLVYKICVPWHRKSKSDVNEDLMFQSTASYVTVPQSAHCRKKNAMGERPDGDTYQVILYSY; encoded by the exons GTCAAGACAGTAGTG GTGAAactggaaatggaaatggacTAG AAAATTCAAACccctcacctccacacaccacAGCAGTTTCCACTTCACCTTCGCTTTCCACTGTGTCTGTCATCTCCTCACCTGCAAGCACGGCAGCAAAATCTACTTCACCCTCAGTACCCATTGTATCTATCACCccctcacctccacacaccaTGGCAGCAGCTCCTGCCATGTCTTCAGACACTCCAACTGCTGCCGCCCAACCTCCACTCATCTCATCAGCCCCCACCTCAGTCTCCCCAAATCAGACAAACAATTCAACTACCATGTCTG CCACTCCTACCACACACCCAAACAAAACCAACATCCAAACAGACTCTGACAACAAGACCTCACCTGCAGTCACCCAGCTCAACACCACAGTGACTCCTACCACCCAAG ctcctccaacCACTTCAGGTCCACCTCCACAGT GTTCTTACACTGTAAAATCCATCAAGTTTGGCTTCCAGATTAACATTACAAGCTCTACGACTGGTAACTACAACATAACCATTAATGAAGAAGGCCGACCAGATACTGAAAACAAATCCATGGTTCAGCACTCCAGTCAAAATTCATCACATGAAATCAAACACCTGAAGCCCTGTACTGAATATAAGCACTCTGTGACATTTCTTGATACTAGTGCtggcagagaaaacatccaCTGTAACAGCACTGAAAAggataacaaaacaacaattggAATGA GTGAAGACGACATTGAAGATGCCACCAGCTGCATCCCTGCATATGTTTGTTACCAAACTGACTGGGACATCACCTCTTTACAATCAACACCAAATAAGATTCAAGATGAGCGATGTGGCAGTAAAACACTCTGTGTCAAACCTGGTTACAATGACATTTGCTCTGATTTTACTACAACTATCACATCAGAAAACCGTGGGAGCTCTTCCTTTAGCTTCACCAAAAGCATCTCTATTG aTTTCTTGAATCCAAGTGAAATAAATCAGACTGTTCCCAATAAAGTTCCtgttgaaataaacacaaaattacCTCCAAACTGTAAAAGCCTCTCCATTGATTACAACTGTTGGG tGTTTAAACCTAATCTAGAACCCAAAAGATACTGTTCACCAGCTCTGAGTCACAAATACCAGGTGCTGAAGAAATGctgtcatctttctgtctcctcagaaCATGGCAGAGTCCGTGAGTCTAAGACTTTGTCTGAGCTGGAACCTTTCACAGACTACAGCTGTACTGGTGAGATCAAGGACAACGATGGCACCATAAAAAAAACCACAGCTCCTGTTCAGTTTAACATTCACTGTG ATCTCACAATAAtcaacacacagaacagcaccAATACATCCATTGAGTTAAGTTGGACCACAACCAGTCAGAAATGTAAAGATGTCCCTCATCATCTTCAGAAGCTTTCATACAACTGCATCTGTAGTGATGTCTCCAATCAGAAACACAAGA GTacagctgaaaaacaaccaTCAGGAGGAACATGTAATGTTACTGGACTGAAACCTTACACTGATTACACCTGTGAAGTCCAACCCATCTACAACAACAAGATAGTTGCCCAGTCAAATCCAGTGAAACAGAGAACTGAGATTGGAA TACCAGACGCTATTACTAATATACACATGTGGTCACATCCATACTATGATCGGATTGAAGTAAATTGCGAATATATCGGGAGCTTTAATGGACCTAAGAAGATATACATAGCACGACTTCATGATCGTAGTGGCACTCTGCTTGAGAGTGTTAACGACACACAGTGTCGCTTTGAATTCAAAGATCAGAGTGACCACATAAACTACACAGTGCAG GTGACTGCTTTTAATGGACACTTTGAGAGTGAGCCCAAAACGGAAATTATAACCACTCGCT CCATCATTTTAAAAGATAGAGGCCCCCGACGTCCTCTggtcatcatcattatcatcatacTCATCCTCATCACATCTGCATTCTTGGTCTACAAGATCTGTGTTCCATGGCACAGAAAGTCCAAAAG TGATGTGAATGAAGATCTGATGTTTCAATCAACAGCGA GTTATGTTACTGTGCCTCAATCTGCTCATTGTCGCAAGAAGAACGCTATGGGAGAACGGCCTGATGGAGACACATACCAAGTCATCCTTTACTCCTATTAA
- the LOC108896380 gene encoding uncharacterized protein LOC108896380 isoform X8, which produces MAGLCNVRILLLWVGIISLVNCQDSSGETGNGNGLENSNPSPPHTTAVSTSPSLSTVSVISSPASTAAKSTSPSVPIVSITPSPPHTMAAAPAMSSDTPTAAAQPPLISSAPTSVSPNQTNNSTTMSATPTTHPNKTNIQTDSDNKTSPAVTQLNTTVTPTTQAPPTTSGPPPQCSYTVKSIKFGFQINITSSTTGNYNITINEEGRPDTENKSMVQHSSQNSSHEIKHLKPCTEYKHSVTFLDTSAGRENIHCNSTEKDNKTTIGMSEDDIEDATSCIPAYVCYRTDWDITSLQSTPNKIQDERCGSKTLCVKPGYNDICSDFTTTITSETCVSSSFSFTKSISIDFLNPSEINQTVPNKVPVEINTKLPPNCKSLSIDYNCWAVSSEHGKVSESKTLSELEPFTDYSCMVQIKDNDVTLKKNTALVHVYIKCDLTIINTQNSTNTSIELSWTTTSQKCKDVPHHLQKLSYNCICSDVSNQKHKSTAEKQPSGGTCNVTGLKPYTDYTCEVQPIYNNKIVAQSNPVKQRTEIGIPDAITNIHMWSHPYYDRIEVNCEYIGSFNGPKKIYIARLHDRSGTLLESVNDTQCRFEFKDQSDHINYTVQVTAFNGHFESEPKTEIITTRSIILKDRGPRRPLVIIIIIILILITSAFLVYKICVPWHRKSKSDVNEDLMFQSTASYVTVPQSAHCRKKNAMGERPDGDTYQVILYSY; this is translated from the exons GTCAAGACAGTAGTG GTGAAactggaaatggaaatggacTAG AAAATTCAAACccctcacctccacacaccacAGCAGTTTCCACTTCACCTTCGCTTTCCACTGTGTCTGTCATCTCCTCACCTGCAAGCACGGCAGCAAAATCTACTTCACCCTCAGTACCCATTGTATCTATCACCccctcacctccacacaccaTGGCAGCAGCTCCTGCCATGTCTTCAGACACTCCAACTGCTGCCGCCCAACCTCCACTCATCTCATCAGCCCCCACCTCAGTCTCCCCAAATCAGACAAACAATTCAACTACCATGTCTG CCACTCCTACCACACACCCAAACAAAACCAACATCCAAACAGACTCTGACAACAAGACCTCACCTGCAGTCACCCAGCTCAACACCACAGTGACTCCTACCACCCAAG ctcctccaacCACTTCAGGTCCACCTCCACAGT GTTCTTACACTGTAAAATCCATCAAGTTTGGCTTCCAGATTAACATTACAAGCTCTACGACTGGTAACTACAACATAACCATTAATGAAGAAGGCCGACCAGATACTGAAAACAAATCCATGGTTCAGCACTCCAGTCAAAATTCATCACATGAAATCAAACACCTGAAGCCCTGTACTGAATATAAGCACTCTGTGACATTTCTTGATACTAGTGCtggcagagaaaacatccaCTGTAACAGCACTGAAAAggataacaaaacaacaattggAATGA GTGAAGATGACATTGAAGATGCCACCAGCTGCATCCCTGCATATGTTTGTTACCGAACTGATTGGGACATCACCTCTTTACAATCAACACCAAATAAGATTCAAGATGAGCGATGTGGCAGTAAAACACTCTGTGTCAAACCTGGTTACAATGACATTTGCTCTGATTTTACTACAACTATCACATCAGAAACCTGTGTGAGCTCTTCCTTTAGCTTCACCAAAAGCATCTCTATTG attTCTTGAATCCAAGTGAAATAAATCAGACTGTTCCCAATAAAGTTCCtgttgaaataaacacaaaattacCTCCAAACTGTAAAAGCCTCTCCATTGATTACAACTGTTGGG CTGTCTCCTCAGAACATGGCAAAGTCAGTGAGTCTAAGACTTTGTCTGAGCTGGAGCCTTTCACAGACTACAGCTGTATGGTTCAGATCAAGGACAACGATGTCaccctaaaaaaaaacacagctcttGTTCACGTCTACATTAAATGTG ATCTCACAATAAtcaacacacagaacagcaccAATACATCCATTGAGTTAAGTTGGACCACAACCAGTCAGAAATGTAAAGATGTCCCTCATCATCTTCAGAAGCTTTCATACAACTGCATCTGTAGTGATGTCTCCAATCAGAAACACAAGA GTacagctgaaaaacaaccaTCAGGAGGAACATGTAATGTTACTGGACTGAAACCTTACACTGATTACACCTGTGAAGTCCAACCCATCTACAACAACAAGATAGTTGCCCAGTCAAATCCAGTGAAACAGAGAACTGAGATTGGAA TACCAGACGCTATTACTAATATACACATGTGGTCACATCCATACTATGATCGGATTGAAGTAAATTGCGAATATATCGGGAGCTTTAATGGACCTAAGAAGATATACATAGCACGACTTCATGATCGTAGTGGCACTCTGCTTGAGAGTGTTAACGACACACAGTGTCGCTTTGAATTCAAAGATCAGAGTGACCACATAAACTACACAGTGCAG GTGACTGCTTTTAATGGACACTTTGAGAGTGAGCCCAAAACGGAAATTATAACCACTCGCT CCATCATTTTAAAAGATAGAGGCCCCCGACGTCCTCTggtcatcatcattatcatcatacTCATCCTCATCACATCTGCATTCTTGGTCTACAAGATCTGTGTTCCATGGCACAGAAAGTCCAAAAG TGATGTGAATGAAGATCTGATGTTTCAATCAACAGCGA GTTATGTTACTGTGCCTCAATCTGCTCATTGTCGCAAGAAGAACGCTATGGGAGAACGGCCTGATGGAGACACATACCAAGTCATCCTTTACTCCTATTAA
- the LOC108896380 gene encoding uncharacterized protein LOC108896380 isoform X20, with the protein MAGLCNVRILLLWVGIISLVNCQDSSGETGNGNGLENSNPSPPHTTAVSTSPSLSTVSVISSPASTAAKSTSPSVPIVSITPSPPHTMAAAPAMSSDTPTAAAQPPLISSAPTSVSPNQTNNSTTMSATPTTHPNKTNIQTDSDNKTSPAVTQLNTTVTPTTQAPPTTSGPPPQCSYTVKSIKFGFQINITSSTTGNYNITINEEGRPDTENKSMVQHSSQNSSHEIKHLKPCTEYKHSVTFLDTSAGRENIHCNSTEKDNKTTIGMSEDDIEDATSCIPAYVCYRTDWDITSLQSTPNKIQDERCGSKTLCVKPGYNDICSDFTTTITSETCVSSSFSFTKSISIDFLNPSEINQTVPNKVPVEINTKLPPNCKSLSIDYNCWAVSSEHGKVSESKTLSELEPFTDYSCMVQIKDNDVTLKKNTALVHVYIKCDLTIINTQNSTNTSIELSWTTTSQKCKDVPHHLQKLSYNCICSDVSNQNHKSTAEKQPSGGTCNVTGLKPYTDYTCEVQPIYNNKIVAQSNPVKQRTEIGIPDAITNIYMWSHPYYDWIEIHCNHISSFNGPEKIYIARLHDRSGTLLESVNDTQCRFEFKDQSDHINYTVQVTAFNGHFESEPKTEIITTRYPRGPLVIIIIIILILITSAFLVYKICVPWHRKSKSDVNEDLMFQSTASYVTVPQSARCRKKNAMGERPDGDTYQVILYSY; encoded by the exons GTCAAGACAGTAGTG GTGAAactggaaatggaaatggacTAG AAAATTCAAACccctcacctccacacaccacAGCAGTTTCCACTTCACCTTCGCTTTCCACTGTGTCTGTCATCTCCTCACCTGCAAGCACGGCAGCAAAATCTACTTCACCCTCAGTACCCATTGTATCTATCACCccctcacctccacacaccaTGGCAGCAGCTCCTGCCATGTCTTCAGACACTCCAACTGCTGCCGCCCAACCTCCACTCATCTCATCAGCCCCCACCTCAGTCTCCCCAAATCAGACAAACAATTCAACTACCATGTCTG CCACTCCTACCACACACCCAAACAAAACCAACATCCAAACAGACTCTGACAACAAGACCTCACCTGCAGTCACCCAGCTCAACACCACAGTGACTCCTACCACCCAAG ctcctccaacCACTTCAGGTCCACCTCCACAGT GTTCTTACACTGTAAAATCCATCAAGTTTGGCTTCCAGATTAACATTACAAGCTCTACGACTGGTAACTACAACATAACCATTAATGAAGAAGGCCGACCAGATACTGAAAACAAATCCATGGTTCAGCACTCCAGTCAAAATTCATCACATGAAATCAAACACCTGAAGCCCTGTACTGAATATAAGCACTCTGTGACATTTCTTGATACTAGTGCtggcagagaaaacatccaCTGTAACAGCACTGAAAAggataacaaaacaacaattggAATGA GTGAAGATGACATTGAAGATGCCACCAGCTGCATCCCTGCATATGTTTGTTACCGAACTGATTGGGACATCACCTCTTTACAATCAACACCAAATAAGATTCAAGATGAGCGATGTGGCAGTAAAACACTCTGTGTCAAACCTGGTTACAATGACATTTGCTCTGATTTTACTACAACTATCACATCAGAAACCTGTGTGAGCTCTTCCTTTAGCTTCACCAAAAGCATCTCTATTG attTCTTGAATCCAAGTGAAATAAATCAGACTGTTCCCAATAAAGTTCCtgttgaaataaacacaaaattacCTCCAAACTGTAAAAGCCTCTCCATTGATTACAACTGTTGGG CTGTCTCCTCAGAACATGGCAAAGTCAGTGAGTCTAAGACTTTGTCTGAGCTGGAGCCTTTCACAGACTACAGCTGTATGGTTCAGATCAAGGACAACGATGTCaccctaaaaaaaaacacagctcttGTTCACGTCTACATTAAATGTG ATCTCACAATAAtcaacacacagaacagcaccAATACATCCATTGAGTTAAGTTGGACCACAACCAGTCAGAAATGTAAAGATGTCCCTCATCATCTTCAGAAGCTTTCATACAACTGCATCTGTAGTGATGTCTCCAATCAGAATCACAAGA gcacagctgaaaaacaaccaTCAGGAGGAACATGTAATGTTACTGGACTGAAACCTTACACTGATTACACCTGTGAAGTCCAACCCATCTACAACAACAAGATAGTTGCCCAGTCAAATCCAGTGAAACAGAGAACTGAGATTGGAA TACCAGACGCTATTACTAATATATACATGTGGTCACATCCATACTATGATTGGATTGAAATACATTGCAACCATATCAGCAGCTTTAATGGACCTGAGAAGATATACATAGCACGACTTCATGATCGTAGTGGCACTCTGCTTGAGAGTGTTAACGACACACAGTGTCGCTTTGAATTCAAAGATCAGAGTGACCACATAAACTACACAGTGCAG GTGACTGCTTTTAATGGACACTTTGAGAGTGAGCCCAAAACGGAAATTATAACCACTCGCT ATCCCCGAGGTCCTCtagtcatcatcattatcatcatacTCATCCTCATCACATCTGCATTCTTGGTCTACAAGATCTGTGTTCCATGGCACAGAAAGTCCAAAAG TGATGTGAATGAAGATCTGATGTTTCAATCAACAGCGA GTTATGTTACTGTGCCTCAGTCTGCTCGTTGTCGCAAGAAGAACGCTATGGGAGAACGGCCTGACGGAGACACATACCAAGTCATCCTTTACTCCTATTAA